Genomic segment of Catenibacterium mitsuokai:
GACGACGACATCACCTACACTTGATCAAAGAATATATGAAGAAGGTAAAAAGAGAAATCTCCATGTATTAGATGCACCAGTCACTGGTGGAGATACAGGCGCAAAGAATGCGACTCTTTCTATTCTTGTAGGAGGAGACAAAGAAGATTATGAAGCATGTCTTCCTTTATTTAAAGCTATGGGTACTAATATTAATTATCAGGGTCCTAGTGGTTCAGGACAGCATGCAAAGATGGCCAATCAGATCATGATTGCAGGCGCATTATCTGGTGTATGTGAAGCACTCACATATGCATCTAGTAAAGGTTTAGATTTAGATGTTTTATTAAAGTCTGTGTCTACTGGTGCGGCAGGAAGTCATCAGTTAGATGCATTTGGTCCTAAAATCTTAAAAGATGATTATCAGCCAGGATTCTTTATGAAACACTTTATTAAAGATATGAAACTTGCTGATGAAGAAGCCAAAGAATCAGACATTACACTTAATGTATTAGAAACAGTATTAAGAAACTATCAGGAATTAGAAAAAGAAGGCTATGGTGACTTAGGTACACAAGCCTTAATGAAGTATTATAAAAAGCCCTAAGAGAGGGCTTTAAGCAACTCAGCCTTAGAAGCAGGTGTAAATCCCTGGATCATATCCTTTGATCCTCCACCTTTGCTTTTAAGGCTTTTTAATTGTGTCAATATATCCAATGCATTATTCGCAGAACCTATGACATAACGATAGCCTTTCTCATCATTTCCTACAAATACACCACCTGTACTATAAACATTGACGAGATGATTCGTTACTTCTCTTTGATTTGCAGGTAAACAGTCTTCTACAAATAAATAAGCATGATCACATAAAGAAAGCATATGTTCTTTCTCTAGTTGTGCATATTTGACTTCTAAAGCTGTTTTTTCTTCATACATCTTATTGACTTGTTTTACAAGTGTTTGATTGTTGGAAGAGAAAAGATGATAAAGTGATTCAAGATGATCAAAATCATCCTTGAAACGATGATAAGCACGTTCCCCAAATAAGAATATAAAACGTGTACCTCGAGTGGTATGAATCACTTTGATGATCTTGAATATTCCTAATTCACCTGTTCTTTTTACATGGGGTGCACAACATGCGCATATATCATAATCTTTAATCTCTACAATACGTACTTTACCTTCAATCTCTTTCTTAGAACGATAAGAGATACTCTCTAAATCATCAGGATAGAAACAATGAATCTCTTTATTCTCATAGATTGCCTGATTCACTTTCTCTTCTATTAAATCAATATCCTTGATATCACCATCATATTCTACTTGTCCTTCTTCACTATTTAGATGGAAACTCACATTATCATAACCATATAAACTATGCACAATACCAGAAAGAAGATGTTCTCCTGTATGATTCTGCATAAAAGAATAACGTCTCTTCCAGTCAATATGACCTTCTATTGTATCTCCTACATTGAAGTGATGCTTCTTAACATAATGGATAATCACATCATTCTTAATTTGTACATCCTTAACAGGAATATCATTAATAGTTCCTAAATCACATTCTTGGCCACCTTCCTCAGGAAAGAAAAGTGTTTGATCAAGAATGATTTCATTCTTATTGACTTCTACTACTGTTGCCTTGAAATCTGTACTATAAGGCATTTCATCATATAATTTTATTGTTTTCATATAGATCACCGTACATATTCTACCACAAACACTTGACCGAGAGGTACTACCGAGTGTTAAAGTGTTTTCATAATTTGTCAGTTATGAATTATAAACATTAATTTGTGTTAGAATAACACAGAAAAAGAAGGGAGAAATTATTGTGGATAAAAAGAAAACATCAGTCAATATGCTTGAAGGTTCAATATTTAAGAGTTTAGTTATCTTTATGATTCCAATTCTTATATCAAACATCTTCCAGCAATTCTATAACACAATGGACACTGCCATTGTAGGAAATACTTTAGGAATGACATCACTTTCTGCCATTGGTTCATGTGCAGCGGTCTATGACTTATTAGTAGGTTTTGCGTTAGGTATTGGGAATGGGTTATCTATTGTCACTGCAAGAAGCTATGGTTCAGGAGATGAAGAACTCTTAAAGAAATCAGTGGCAGCGAGTTTTGTGATTGGTATTATATCTTCTATTGTGATTACTATTATTGCCTCTATTGGAATTAAACCATTACTTATTGCAATCAATGTATCACCAGACTTACTGAATGAAGCTTATAGCTATATTATTGTGATTGTCCAATTCTTAGTCGTTATGTTTGCCTATAATCTATGTGCAGGATTATTGCGTGCTATAGGGAATAGTTTAATGCCTTTAGTATTCTTAATCATATCATCAGTATTAAATATCGGTTTAGACTTATTCTTTATCACACAGCTTCATATGGGTGTAAGAGGAGCAGCAGTTGCGACAGTCATTGCCCAGGGGGTATCAGTCGTATTCTGTTTGATTTATATCTTTAAGAATGTCCCATTACTCGTACCAGAAAAGAGACATTTTAAATTTGATGCAGCTCTTTATAAAGAACTATTGGGTCAGGGATACTCTATGGCTGTTATGAGTGCGATCGTTAATGCCGGTTCAGTTATCTTGCAGTCAGGTATCAATGGTCTAGGAAGCAAACAGATCATTGCAGGTCATACTGCTGCAAGAAAACTTTATATGTTCTTCAATATGCCATTTACTGCCATGGCTCAAGCAGCCAGTACATTTGTATCTCAAAACAAAGGCGCAGAAAATGTATCACGTATTCGCAAAGGTATGAAACAGATGTATATCTATGATGTCGTTGTAGCCGCATTAGCAACCGTTATTCTATTATTCAGTGCCCCTACACTTGTAACATGGATTTCTGGTACAACGGACAAGACAGTCTTATACAATGGCTCACTTTATTTACGTATTGTAGCCCCTAACTATGCAGTCTTAGGTATATTAATGCAGACTAGATTTGCCTTGCAAGGTATTGGACAGAAGATGTTACCACTTGTATCGAGTATTATTGAATTAGTTGGTAAGATCATCTTCGTATTCGCACTTATTCCAGTCTTTAAATATATGGCTGTCATCTTCTGTGAACCAGTCATCTGGGTTGTTATGACAATCTATCTATTAATCGTATTCTGGAGAGATCCATTCATTAAAGAGGCTTAGGCCTCTTTTTCTTTTGATACCTATTTAGAAATATTTCTAAATAGGTATTGCATTTCTTGGCGTTTATTGTATAATCTATTTAGAAAGTTATCTAAATAGGTGGTGAACATATGTTTGAGAAAACATTTAAAGCACTCAGTGCACCAGTAAGAAGAGATATTCTTAACTTATTAAAGAAAGGAAGGATGTCTGCAGGAGATATCGCCGCACAATTTGATATGACACAGGCCACTGTCTCATATCACTTATCGATATTAAAATCTGCAGACTTAGTAAGAGAAGAAAAAGATAAGAATTATATTTATTACGAAATTAATGCGACTGTGTTTGAAGAAATGTTGTTGTATTTTAAGTCTTTTTTAGGAGGAAATGATGATGTTGAAGAATAAATGGTTTAAGTTTAGTTTGGTATTATTTCTGTTGCCACTTGTATGTATATTAGTGACTTATAATAAGTTACCTGCACAAGTCGCAACACATTTTGATTTTCATGGAACACCTGATGGGTATATGAATAAGTTCTTAGGTTTATATGGTGTGTGGGCATTTATGTTATTGCTTCATATATTCTGTGCTTTTATGACATTCAAGGATCCTAAAAAGAGTAATATACCAGAAGTAGGATTAAGAATCATATTAATGATCTGCCCAGTTATATGTTTGATGGTGACTCTACTTATTATTACATATAGTCTAGGCTATCGTTTTGATATGACATTTATCGTGAATATAGTAATAGGCTTCATCTTTATTATTTTAGGTAATTACTTACCTAAAATAAAAAGAAACTATACTATAGGTATTCGTACTTCATGGGCATTAAATAGTGATGAGAACTGGTCACGTACACATAGATTTTCTGGTTATGTGTTTGTATTGAGTGGAATGTTGTATATTATCTTTAGTATGTTAGGTTATATGTATATAGGGTTAGGTATTTTATTGATATCTAGTTTACTATGTTTTGGATATAGCTATAGTTTATACAGAAAGGGGATTTAGTGGTATGCCACTAAATCTTTTTTTAATAGTTTTTTCTAAAACTGCAAAAAGGTGCATAAAATAAGAAAGTAGTGTATAGTAATGAATGGGTAAGGGAATAGCTCATACCAAAATCCGATTTCCTTACCATGATCACCGTAGGTGATCTTTTTTTATGTTGAACTTACCTTGCATATGTGTAGTAGAAAAAGGATGTAAAAGTAACTTCAACTGTAAGAGTAAAGTCTACTTCTTCTAGACTAAGTGGAATTTAACTGCTCGCTTTAGAACATCTGTTGATGCTTTTTTTAATTTTCGCTAAGTTTATGAAAAATGTTGCTACTAGATCATTAAATTTAACTTAACGCCTATTTTTCTACTTTATAGCCACCTAACTCAAATCATCATTTCTCGAACAGTTGTAAAATGATCTTAAAAGGTCAGGTGAGTGCTATGATAACTGAAAACCAGGTAAAAAACTATTTAAGATCTAAGGATAAGGATTATGTAAATAAACTTATCGAATCATTATATGAACAGGATGATGAAGACATTGATCCATCTCATAAGGCATGCCCTATATGTGGTTCAGTCCATTTCAAGAAGAATGGAAAAGATAAGAACAGACATCAGAGATATATCTGTCTTGACTGTCACAAGTCTTTTAGTGATAGAACCAACACCTTATTCTACTGGTCTCATTTTACTTTGGACCAGTGGCTTCACTTCATTGAACTGGAACTATATAAAATGCCTCTAGAGGGTGAGGCTCAAGTCTTAGAGACAAGCAAGACGACCTGCTTCTATATGCGTCATAAACTTTATCATGCAGCATCTGAAATCATGGGTCATCAGAAATTATCTGGTGAAGTTGAAATAGATACACAGTATAAAAGTATAAACCTAAAGGGAACACGTCCTCAAAATATGCCTAGATACTCAAAGAAAAGAGGTAAACAGGCTGCATATAGAGGAATATCTCATCACAAGGTTGCCATTGTCTGTGCTACAGATGAAAATGATCATATGATGATGCAGGTATCAGGTCTTGGAAGTGAGTCATTCGATAAATATAAAGCGAATAAAGACTACTTTAAGGATGTGGAAGAGTTCATATCAGATTCAAAGGCAAGCATACAGCAGTTTGCCAACTATCTTGAAGCAGTAAACAATAAGATAAAGACATCTCCTTTAGAGAAGAGATATCTTACTGATGATGGTAAATCATTAGGAGCTGTCAATGAGATGATGACAGAAGTAAGCTCAATGATACAGACAACAAGAGGCGTTGGCACCAGATACATACAAGGTTATCTAGATTTCCTGCTTCTTAAGAAGCAGGCTAAGTATACATTCAAGAGAAAGGAAATGGCATCTGAGATTCTAAGAATGATGATGGATACTGAGGCTTTCAGTAATGAAATGGTAAGAGCTACACCTATGCCTATTTCACTTAAGGAAGCATATTACGAATATCGTTATGGTATATTCGCTGAATAAGATTACTCAAAGCAACAATTTTCTTAAATTGAGCGTTAATTTTTTGATAAAAAATTGAGAAATTCATTAAAAAAAAGAGAAAAAATAAGTAAGTGCCTCTAAAAAGGCGCTGTCGGAGGGCTAACTGTTAATATAATTATTTAAAAGAGTTATAATAAAGGAGTAAATAAATTTAGGTGTTAATAGTAAAAAAAGACAAATAAAAAATGCTACCGAAGTAGCATTTGATACGTCATCTAAATGACAATCGGGAAACCCGACATTTAAGCATAAGCTTTATTTTAACTCGTTGTGTTATTTTGAACTGTATCAAAACTATTTGTTTCGACACTATTAGCATAATCACTTTTTAGGAGGATGTCAAGGTATGAGCCAAAATATTGTTGATTATCTAAAGTGAAAAGTTAAATTCCACTTTAGGCGGGTCAAAGTTGCGTTTAGTCTTTCACATCTTTCCAGTTGATTTTACTCTTACAGTTGAATTTACTTTTACACCTTCAATAGTTGAATTTTCTCCTTCAGGTATATAATTACCGTGATGTCTGTTTCTCTATTTCATGAAAGGCTGATTATCATGGCTAAATCAAATAAGAATTTACATCTTACTCTTTCAGAAAGACAAATCATTGAGAGAGGGATAGAAAATGGTGCTACCAAGGCTTCTATCGCTGCAACTCTTGGGAAGGATAAATCAACTATAGGCAAAGAAATAAAGGCACATAGAAAACATTCACATTACTGCAGTTTTGATCCTGCATGTGCCAACAAGGACAGATGCAAGCATCATCATGTATGTAAGGATTGTGCTGATTTGGTAGTTTTTAAATGCAAGCGAAGAGACAGATCTCCTGGTGCCTGCAACGGGTGTCCTAAATTCCAGCACTGTAGATTTGACAAGTTCACATATTCTGCAGATCTCGCCAATAAGGAATATATGGCTGATCTCATTGAATCAAGAGAAGGAATAAACATGACATACAGCGAACTTAAGGCTTTAGCTGATGTCATTGTCCCTCTTGTTAAGAAGGGTCATTCACCATATCAGATCATCACTTCTCATCCTGAACTGAATATTTCTGAAAAGACATTATACAATTACATAGAATCTGGCGTATTTAGACAGTTCGGCCTGCTTGATATTGACTTAAGAGTCAAGACAAGAAGAATATCAAAGAAGGATTCTGTCAAATATAAAAAAAGAGAAGACAGAAAGTTCCTGATAGGCCGCACCTATAAGGATTTCATCTCATATACTGACGATCATGACAACGTTAGTATTGTCGAGATGGATACCGTCTACAATGGGCAAAGCGGTCCCTTCATGCAGACTTTTAAGTTCCTGTCTTACTCTTTCATGTTCATTATATACCATGAAGAGAAGACTGCAAAGGCTATGGTTGAAGGCGTAGCCCTTCTTGAATCAATATTAGGAAAAAACCTTTTTGTAAAGGAAGTGGAGGTCATCAAGACAGATAGAGGTACTGAATTCTCAGATGCAGATGGACTAGAAAAGGACAATGATGGCAGCATGAGGACTCATGTCTTTTACTGTGATCCTATGCAATCATGCCAGAAAGGAAGTCTTGAGAACAACCACAAAGAGATACGTTACATATGCCCTAAAGAAGCAGATCTCAAGGATCTCGGTTTTGATTCACAGGAGAAGGCTAACCTCATGGCATCCCACATCAATTCCCAGCCAAAGGAGAACCTAAAAGGAAAGTCACCGCTGGAGATGATGGAGTTCCTAAGTCCAGATTTATATAAGAAATTCATAGAATTTGGAATCAAGAAAATAGAAAATGATGAAATAATTTTAAAACCATATTTATTAAAAGAAGATAACTAAAATCATTCGGAGAATGTATGAAACATGAGATGCAGACTGACAATAGCACATGCAGTTAAAGTGGAATTTAGTCTTACACCCGAAAAAAATGAACGAAATTCCATAGCTTTATTGTGCCTTAAAATACAATGATTTCTGTGATTAAAGTCACACTTCTTATATACGTATGACTAATTTCCATTTCTAAAACAAAAAGAATATCAGACTTAATATCCGATATTCTTATGAAAACATTATCCTGAACGAGTAAATTCCACATTTGTTTCGTTCTGTTTTAAAGTGGAATTTAACTTTTCACTTTAGCATATTGTTGATTATTGTATTGGACTTGATTTAGGAACAGGGTCTGTAGGATGGGCCGTTGTAGACATGAATCATAGACTTATGAAAAGAAATGGAAAGCATCTATGGGGATCTAGATTATTTAGTAATGCAGAAACAGCAGCTAATAGAAGAGCTAGTAGATCTATACGTAGAAGATACAATAAGAGAAGAGAGAGAATTAGATTATTACGTGCTATTTTACAGGATATGGTCTTAGAGAAAGATCCAACTTTCTTTATTAGATTAGAGCATACTTCTTTTTTGGATGAAGAAGATAAAGCCAAATATTTAGGGACAGATTATAAGGATAATTATAATTTGTTTATTGATGAAGATTTTAATGATTATACTTATTATCATAAGTATCCTACTATTTATCATTTAAGAAAGGCATTATGTGAATCAACTGAAAAAGCTGATCCAAGACTTATTTATTTAGCACTTCATCATATTGTGAAATATAGAGGAAACTTCTTATATGAAGGTCAGAAATTCAATATGGATGCATCTAATATTGAAGATAAATTATCTGATATATTCACACAGTTCACATCTTTCAATAACATTCCATATGAAGACGATGAAAAGAAGAATCTAGAAATACTAGAAATATTAAAGAAGCCATTATCAAAAAAAGCTAAGGTTGATGAAGTTATGACTTTAATTGCACCAGAGAAAGATTATAAGAGTGCATTTAAAGAATTAGTGACTGGTATAGCTGGAAACAAAATGAATGTTACTAAGATGATTTTATGTGAACCTATTAAGCAGGGAGATTCTGAAATCAAACTTAAATTCTCAGATTCTAATTATGATGATCAGTTTAGTGAAGTTGAAAAAGATTTAGGTGAATATGTTGAATTTGTTGATGCATTACATAATGTTTATAGCTGGGTTGAACTACAGACTATTATGGGTGCAACACATACAGATAATGCATCTATTTCTGAAGCAATGGTGAGTCGTTATAACAAGCATCATGATGATTTAAAATTATTAAAAGATTGTATTAAGAATAATGTTCCTAATAAATATTTTGATATGTTCAGAAATGATAGTGAGAAATCGAAGGGATATTATAATTATATTAATCGTCCATCTAAAGCACCTGTAGATGAGTTCTATAAATATGTTAAGAAATGTATTGAGAAGGTTGATACACCAGAAGCAAAGCAAATTTTAAATGATATAGAACTAGAAAACTTCTTATTAAAACAGAATTCACGTACTAATGGATCTGTACCTTATCAGATGCAGCTTGATGAAATGATTAAGATAATTGATAATCAGGCAGAATACTATCCAATATTAAAGGAAAAGAGAGAACAGTTATTATCAATTCTAACATTTAGAATTCCATATTATTTTGGACCATTAAATGAAACCAGTGAGCATGCATGGATAAAACGATTAGAAGGTAAAGAAAATCAGAGAATATTGCCATGGAACTATCAAGATATTGTAGATGTGGATGCAACTGCTGAAGGATTTATTAAGCGTATGAGAAGTTATTGTACGTATTTCCCAGATGAAGAGGTTCTACCTAAGAATTCACTTATAGTATCTAAATATGAGGTTTATAATGAACTGAATAAGATTAGAGTAGATGATAAACTACTTGAAGTAGACGTTAAGAATGATATTTATAATGAACTTTTCATGAAAAATAAGACAGTTACTGAAAAGAAATTAAAGAACTGGTTAGTGAATAATCAATGTTGTAGTAAAGATGCAGAAATAAAAGGGTTCCAGAAAGAAAATCAATTCTCAACTTCATTGACTCCATGGATTGATTTCACAAATATCTTTGGAAAGATTGATCAGTCTAATTTTGATCTTATCGAAAACATTATCTATGATTTGACTGTATTTGAAGATAAGAAAATCATGAAGCGTAGATTAAAGAAAAAATATGCTTTGCCAGATGATAAAGTAAAACAGATATTAAAGTTAAAGTATAAGGATTGGTCAAGATTATCAAAGAAGCTACTTGATGGTATAGTTGCTGATAATAGATTTGGTAGTAGTGTAACTGTATTAGATGTCTTAGAAATGTCTCGTTTGAACTTAATGGAAATCATCAATGATAAAGATTTGGGCTATGCACAGATGATTGAAGAAGCAACTTCTTGTCCTGAAGATGGTAAATTCACTTATGAAGAAGTTGAAAGATTAGCAGGATCACCAGCACTAAAGAGAGGTATTTGGCAGTCTTTACAGATTGTAGAAGAAATCACTAAAGTAATGAAATGTAGACCTAAGTATATCTATATTGAATTTGAAAGATCCGAAGAAGCTAAAGAGAGAACAGAATCTAAGATAAAGAAATTAGAAAATGTGTATAAAGATTTAGATGAGCAGACAAAGAAAGAATATAAGAGTGTGTTAGAAGAATTAAAAGGCTTCGATAATACTAAGAAGATTTCTTCTGATAGTCTATTCTTATATTTCACTCAGTTAGGTAAGTGTATGTATTCTGGTAAAAAACTAGATATTGATTCGTTAGATAAGTATCAGATTGACCATATTGTTCCTCAGTCTTTAGTTAAAGATGATAGTTTTGATAACAGAGTTTTAGTAGTGCCTAGCGAGAACCAGAGAAAATTAGATGATTTGGTTGTTCCTTTTGACATTCGTGACAAGATGTATAGATTCTGGAAATTATTGTTTGATCATGAATTGATTAGTCCAAAGAAATTCTATTCTTTAATCAAAACTGAATATACAGAAAGAGATGAAGAAAGATTTATTAATAGACAGTTGGTAGAAACAAGACAGATTACAAAGAATGTTACTCAGATTATTGAAGACCATTATTCTACAACTAAAGTTGCAGCTATTCGAGCAAACTTATCTCATGAATTTAGAGTCAAGAATCATATTTATAAGAATAGAGATATTAATGATTATCACCATGCACATGATGCTTATATTGTGGCATTAATTGGTGGATTTATGCGTG
This window contains:
- the cas9 gene encoding type II CRISPR RNA-guided endonuclease Cas9 (Cas9, originally named Csn1, is the large, multifunctional signature protein of type II CRISPR/Cas systems. It is well known even to general audiences because its RNA-guided endonuclease activity has made it a popular tool for custom editing of eukaryotic genomes.) — its product is MGLDLGTGSVGWAVVDMNHRLMKRNGKHLWGSRLFSNAETAANRRASRSIRRRYNKRRERIRLLRAILQDMVLEKDPTFFIRLEHTSFLDEEDKAKYLGTDYKDNYNLFIDEDFNDYTYYHKYPTIYHLRKALCESTEKADPRLIYLALHHIVKYRGNFLYEGQKFNMDASNIEDKLSDIFTQFTSFNNIPYEDDEKKNLEILEILKKPLSKKAKVDEVMTLIAPEKDYKSAFKELVTGIAGNKMNVTKMILCEPIKQGDSEIKLKFSDSNYDDQFSEVEKDLGEYVEFVDALHNVYSWVELQTIMGATHTDNASISEAMVSRYNKHHDDLKLLKDCIKNNVPNKYFDMFRNDSEKSKGYYNYINRPSKAPVDEFYKYVKKCIEKVDTPEAKQILNDIELENFLLKQNSRTNGSVPYQMQLDEMIKIIDNQAEYYPILKEKREQLLSILTFRIPYYFGPLNETSEHAWIKRLEGKENQRILPWNYQDIVDVDATAEGFIKRMRSYCTYFPDEEVLPKNSLIVSKYEVYNELNKIRVDDKLLEVDVKNDIYNELFMKNKTVTEKKLKNWLVNNQCCSKDAEIKGFQKENQFSTSLTPWIDFTNIFGKIDQSNFDLIENIIYDLTVFEDKKIMKRRLKKKYALPDDKVKQILKLKYKDWSRLSKKLLDGIVADNRFGSSVTVLDVLEMSRLNLMEIINDKDLGYAQMIEEATSCPEDGKFTYEEVERLAGSPALKRGIWQSLQIVEEITKVMKCRPKYIYIEFERSEEAKERTESKIKKLENVYKDLDEQTKKEYKSVLEELKGFDNTKKISSDSLFLYFTQLGKCMYSGKKLDIDSLDKYQIDHIVPQSLVKDDSFDNRVLVVPSENQRKLDDLVVPFDIRDKMYRFWKLLFDHELISPKKFYSLIKTEYTERDEERFINRQLVETRQITKNVTQIIEDHYSTTKVAAIRANLSHEFRVKNHIYKNRDINDYHHAHDAYIVALIGGFMRDRYPNMHDSKAVYSEYMKMFRKNKNDQKRWKDGFVINSMNYPYEVDGKLIWNPDLINEIKKCFYYKDCYCTTKLDQKSGQLFNLTVLSNDAHADKGVTKAVVPVNKNRSDVHKYGGFSGLQYTIVAIEGQKKKGKKTELVKKISGVPLHLKAASINEKINYIEEKEGLSDVRIIKDNIPVNQMIEMDGGEYLLTSPTEYVNARQLVLNEKQCALIADIYNAIYKQDYDNLDDILMIQLYIELTNKMKVLYPAYRGIAEKFESMNENYVVISKEEKANIIKQMLIVMHRGPQNGNIVYDDFKISDRIGRLKTKNHNLNNIVFISQSPTGIYTKKYKL
- a CDS encoding autorepressor SdpR family transcription factor is translated as MFEKTFKALSAPVRRDILNLLKKGRMSAGDIAAQFDMTQATVSYHLSILKSADLVREEKDKNYIYYEINATVFEEMLLYFKSFLGGNDDVEE
- a CDS encoding SdpI family protein, producing the protein MLKNKWFKFSLVLFLLPLVCILVTYNKLPAQVATHFDFHGTPDGYMNKFLGLYGVWAFMLLLHIFCAFMTFKDPKKSNIPEVGLRIILMICPVICLMVTLLIITYSLGYRFDMTFIVNIVIGFIFIILGNYLPKIKRNYTIGIRTSWALNSDENWSRTHRFSGYVFVLSGMLYIIFSMLGYMYIGLGILLISSLLCFGYSYSLYRKGI
- a CDS encoding IS1/IS1595 family N-terminal zinc-binding domain-containing protein, which produces MITENQVKNYLRSKDKDYVNKLIESLYEQDDEDIDPSHKACPICGSVHFKKNGKDKNRHQRYICLDCHKSFSDRTNTLFYWSHFTLDQWLHFIELELYKMPLEGEAQVLETSKTTCFYMRHKLYHAASEIMGHQKLSGEVEIDTQYKSINLKGTRPQNMPRYSKKRGKQAAYRGISHHKVAIVCATDENDHMMMQVSGLGSESFDKYKANKDYFKDVEEFISDSKASIQQFANYLEAVNNKIKTSPLEKRYLTDDGKSLGAVNEMMTEVSSMIQTTRGVGTRYIQGYLDFLLLKKQAKYTFKRKEMASEILRMMMDTEAFSNEMVRATPMPISLKEAYYEYRYGIFAE
- a CDS encoding MATE family efflux transporter, which produces MDKKKTSVNMLEGSIFKSLVIFMIPILISNIFQQFYNTMDTAIVGNTLGMTSLSAIGSCAAVYDLLVGFALGIGNGLSIVTARSYGSGDEELLKKSVAASFVIGIISSIVITIIASIGIKPLLIAINVSPDLLNEAYSYIIVIVQFLVVMFAYNLCAGLLRAIGNSLMPLVFLIISSVLNIGLDLFFITQLHMGVRGAAVATVIAQGVSVVFCLIYIFKNVPLLVPEKRHFKFDAALYKELLGQGYSMAVMSAIVNAGSVILQSGINGLGSKQIIAGHTAARKLYMFFNMPFTAMAQAASTFVSQNKGAENVSRIRKGMKQMYIYDVVVAALATVILLFSAPTLVTWISGTTDKTVLYNGSLYLRIVAPNYAVLGILMQTRFALQGIGQKMLPLVSSIIELVGKIIFVFALIPVFKYMAVIFCEPVIWVVMTIYLLIVFWRDPFIKEA
- a CDS encoding NAD(P)-dependent oxidoreductase, translated to MKKIGFIGLGIMGLPMAGHLMDAGYEMHIYARHPEKVTSLVEKGATLHSTIHDCVKDVDAVMTIVGFPQDVEEVYFNDNNILDSVKEGTYLIDMTTTSPTLDQRIYEEGKKRNLHVLDAPVTGGDTGAKNATLSILVGGDKEDYEACLPLFKAMGTNINYQGPSGSGQHAKMANQIMIAGALSGVCEALTYASSKGLDLDVLLKSVSTGAAGSHQLDAFGPKILKDDYQPGFFMKHFIKDMKLADEEAKESDITLNVLETVLRNYQELEKEGYGDLGTQALMKYYKKP
- a CDS encoding IS30 family transposase is translated as MAKSNKNLHLTLSERQIIERGIENGATKASIAATLGKDKSTIGKEIKAHRKHSHYCSFDPACANKDRCKHHHVCKDCADLVVFKCKRRDRSPGACNGCPKFQHCRFDKFTYSADLANKEYMADLIESREGINMTYSELKALADVIVPLVKKGHSPYQIITSHPELNISEKTLYNYIESGVFRQFGLLDIDLRVKTRRISKKDSVKYKKREDRKFLIGRTYKDFISYTDDHDNVSIVEMDTVYNGQSGPFMQTFKFLSYSFMFIIYHEEKTAKAMVEGVALLESILGKNLFVKEVEVIKTDRGTEFSDADGLEKDNDGSMRTHVFYCDPMQSCQKGSLENNHKEIRYICPKEADLKDLGFDSQEKANLMASHINSQPKENLKGKSPLEMMEFLSPDLYKKFIEFGIKKIENDEIILKPYLLKEDN
- a CDS encoding alanyl-tRNA editing protein → MKTIKLYDEMPYSTDFKATVVEVNKNEIILDQTLFFPEEGGQECDLGTINDIPVKDVQIKNDVIIHYVKKHHFNVGDTIEGHIDWKRRYSFMQNHTGEHLLSGIVHSLYGYDNVSFHLNSEEGQVEYDGDIKDIDLIEEKVNQAIYENKEIHCFYPDDLESISYRSKKEIEGKVRIVEIKDYDICACCAPHVKRTGELGIFKIIKVIHTTRGTRFIFLFGERAYHRFKDDFDHLESLYHLFSSNNQTLVKQVNKMYEEKTALEVKYAQLEKEHMLSLCDHAYLFVEDCLPANQREVTNHLVNVYSTGGVFVGNDEKGYRYVIGSANNALDILTQLKSLKSKGGGSKDMIQGFTPASKAELLKALS